From Parcubacteria group bacterium, a single genomic window includes:
- a CDS encoding RNA polymerase sigma factor produces the protein MNFLEESVKEDLSQPKDEEILILSLDKPALFKILIDRYEAAFLRKAFDILKQHEEAEDIVQETFVKIYFNAKKFKKMAGIEFKSWAYKILVNTAISRYRKTSKKWQAESTNPLDLELASERNLSTEDIVLESETKSLASELLSRLPEQLGRLLSKYYIEDKPYKDIAKEESITVPALKMKLFRAKKILKNLTKNDENGHKI, from the coding sequence ATGAACTTCCTTGAAGAATCCGTAAAAGAAGACCTAAGTCAGCCAAAGGATGAGGAAATTTTGATTTTATCGCTTGATAAGCCGGCGCTTTTTAAAATTTTAATTGACCGTTACGAAGCGGCTTTTTTAAGAAAAGCGTTTGATATCCTGAAACAACATGAAGAGGCCGAGGATATAGTTCAGGAAACATTCGTAAAAATTTATTTTAACGCCAAAAAATTCAAAAAAATGGCGGGGATTGAGTTTAAGAGCTGGGCTTACAAGATCCTCGTAAATACCGCCATCAGCCGATATCGGAAAACGAGCAAAAAATGGCAGGCCGAATCTACCAATCCGCTTGATTTGGAGCTAGCAAGCGAGCGAAACTTATCAACCGAAGATATCGTTTTAGAAAGCGAGACAAAAAGCTTGGCGTCTGAATTATTGTCGCGCCTTCCCGAACAACTCGGCCGCTTGCTTTCAAAATACTATATTGAAGACAAGCCGTATAAGGATATAGCAAAAGAAGAGTCAATAACTGTTCCGGCCTTAAAAATGAAGTTATTTCGAGCCAAAAAAATTCTAAAAAATCTTACCAAAAACGATGAAAACGGACATAAAATATAA
- a CDS encoding HU family DNA-binding protein gives MNKDKLVDMVAAKLGSTKAEAERAIDATLDEITSSLSRGEEVSLTGFGAFSVSSRKARVGVNPRTGEKIQIAAVKVPKFRAGKNLKEAVR, from the coding sequence ATGAACAAAGATAAATTAGTTGATATGGTAGCGGCAAAACTCGGCTCTACTAAAGCTGAAGCCGAAAGAGCTATAGACGCTACATTGGATGAAATTACATCCTCGCTTTCTAGAGGCGAAGAAGTTTCTTTAACCGGTTTCGGCGCTTTTAGCGTTTCATCAAGAAAGGCCCGGGTTGGAGTTAATCCCCGCACCGGAGAAAAAATTCAGATTGCGGCGGTAAAAGTTCCAAAGTTCCGCGCCGGAAAAAACTTAAAAGAAGCGGTAAGATAA